One window of Pyxicephalus adspersus chromosome 4, UCB_Pads_2.0, whole genome shotgun sequence genomic DNA carries:
- the AP2M1 gene encoding AP-2 complex subunit mu, with translation MIGGLFIYNHKGEVLISRVYRDDIGRNAVDAFRVNVIHARQQVRSPVTNIARTSFFHVKRSNIWLAAVTKQNVNAAMVFEFLYKMCDVMTAYFGKISEENIKNNFVLIYELLDEILDFGYPQNSETGALKTFITQQGIKSQTKEEQSQITSQVTGQIGWRREGIKYRRNELFLDVLESVNLLMSPQGQVLSAHVSGRVVMKSYLSGMPECKFGMNDKIVIEKQGKGTADETGKTGKQSIAIDDCTFHQCVRLSKFDSERSISFIPPDGEFELMRYRTTKDIILPFRVIPLVREVGRTKLEVKVVIKSNFKPSLLAQKIEVRIPTPLNTSGVQVICMKGKAKYKASENAIVWKIKRMAGMKESQISAEIELLPTNDKKKWARPPISMNFEVPFAPSGLKVRYLKVFEPKLNYSDHDVIKWVRYIGRSGIYETRC, from the exons AAGGAATGCAGTGGATGCTTTCCGTGTCAATGTCATCCATGCCCGGCAGCAGGTACGCTCTCCCGTCACCAACATTGCTCGAACCAGTTTCTTTCATGTGAAGCGTTCCAACATCTGGCTGGCagctgtcaccaaacaaaatgtcAACGCCGCCATGGTGTTTGAGTTCCTTTATAAGATGTGTGATGTCATGACTGCGTACTTTGGAAAGATCAGTGAGGAAAACATCAAGAACAACTTTGTGCTGATCTATGAACTGCTTGATG aaatccTGGACTTTGGTTACCCTCAGAATTCTGAAACTGGAGCACTGAAAACCTTTATCACTCAACAAGGGATTAAAAGTCAG ACCAAGGAAGAACAGTCACAGATCACCAGCCAGGTGACAGGCCAGATTGGTTGGAGACGTGAAGGAATCAAGTATCGTCGAAATGAGTTGTTCCTGGATGTCCTGGAAAGTGTTAACTTGCTAATGTCACCCCAAG gACAAGTTCTTAGTGCTCATGTATCTGGCCGTGTGGTTATGAAGAGCTACTTGAGTGGTATGCCAGAGTGCAAATTTGGAATGAATGACAAAATCGTAATTGAGAAACAAGGCAAAGGAACTGCCGATGAGACAGGCAAAAC aGGGAAGCAATCAATCGCTATTGATGACTGTACATTCCATCAGTGTGTCCGCCTTAGCAAGTTTGATTCTGAGCGTAGCATCAGTTTCATTCCCCCGGATGGAGAATTTGAGCTCATGCG ATACCGAACTACAAAGGACATCATCCTTCCGTTCCGTGTCATTCCACTTGTGCGTGAGGTGGGGCGTACCAAGCTGGAGGTGAAGGTTGTCATAAAATCCAACTTTAAGCCATCTCTTTTGGCCCAGAAAATTGAG GTTCGAATTCCTACACCACTCAACACAAGTGGAGTACAAGTCATTTGTATGAAGGGGAAAGCCAAGTACAAAGCCAGTGAAAATGCCATTGTCTGGaa aaTAAAACGTATGGCTGGAATGAAGGAATCCCAGATCAGTGCGGAGATTGAGCTTTTGCCAACCAATGATAAGAAGAAGTGGGCCCGCCCTCCTATTTCCATGAACTTTGAG GTCCCATTTGCTCCGTCCGGACTGAAAGTTCGATACCTGAAAGTGTTTGAGCCTAAGCTGAATTACAGCGATCATGATGTGATAAAATGGGTTCGTTACATTGGCCGTAGTGGGATCTATGAAACTCGTTGTTAA